From Bacteroidales bacterium WCE2004, a single genomic window includes:
- a CDS encoding F-type H+-transporting ATPase subunit delta → MNTGIIASRYATALLRYTEETGGGERVCAQVRQLLRQPGERPGKLEPELERLTRLLVKNGRLEDVRFIFRSFIAMYYRSRGIRVARLVTAVPSPELERKLRTVLEKQFGGDVLIESDVNPDLLGGFTLEVDDYLLDASVRRQIETIRRQFVISNNRIV, encoded by the coding sequence ATGAACACGGGAATCATAGCCTCTCGGTATGCCACCGCCCTGCTCCGCTACACGGAGGAGACGGGCGGCGGGGAGCGTGTGTGCGCACAGGTGCGCCAGCTGCTCCGCCAGCCCGGAGAGCGTCCCGGCAAGCTCGAGCCCGAGCTGGAGCGTCTGACCCGTCTGCTGGTCAAGAACGGCCGTCTCGAGGACGTACGCTTCATCTTCCGCAGTTTCATCGCGATGTACTACCGCTCCCGCGGGATCCGGGTGGCCCGACTGGTTACCGCCGTCCCGTCGCCGGAGCTGGAGCGCAAGCTCCGCACCGTCCTGGAGAAACAGTTCGGCGGTGATGTCCTGATCGAATCGGACGTGAATCCCGACCTGCTCGGCGGCTTCACGCTGGAGGTGGACGACTATCTGCTGGACGCCAGCGTCCGCCGCCAGATCGAGACCATCCGCCGGCAATTCGTCATCTCAAACAACAGAATCGTATAA
- a CDS encoding ATP synthase F0 subcomplex B subunit has protein sequence MSLITPDFGLLFWMVVIFGIVFFLLAKFGFPVITKAVQTRSDHIADSLKAADEAQARLAGLAQEQAKMIEETRLEQSRILKEASESRERIIAQAKEEAAAEAAKLLDHAKVEIAAERESAIRDIRRQVAMISVEVAEKIVRKDLEGDAAQQGLIDRMVDEAAQAQIPN, from the coding sequence ATGTCGCTGATTACACCGGATTTCGGCCTCCTCTTCTGGATGGTCGTGATCTTCGGGATCGTGTTCTTCCTCCTTGCGAAGTTCGGATTCCCGGTCATCACGAAGGCCGTCCAGACCCGCTCCGACCATATCGCCGACTCGCTCAAGGCCGCAGATGAGGCCCAGGCGCGTCTGGCGGGCCTGGCCCAGGAGCAGGCCAAAATGATCGAGGAGACCCGTCTGGAGCAGAGCCGCATCCTCAAGGAGGCGTCCGAATCGCGCGAGCGCATCATTGCGCAGGCGAAGGAGGAAGCCGCTGCCGAAGCGGCCAAACTGCTCGACCACGCCAAGGTGGAGATCGCTGCGGAGCGCGAGAGCGCCATCCGCGACATCCGCCGCCAGGTGGCGATGATCTCGGTGGAAGTGGCGGAAAAGATCGTACGCAAAGATCTCGAAGGGGACGCCGCCCAGCAGGGCCTGATCGACCGGATGGTCGACGAGGCCGCGCAGGCGCAGATCCCCAACTGA
- a CDS encoding ATP synthase F0 subcomplex C subunit: MLGTILEAAALAKFGGALGAGIVALAAAIGIGKLAQSTMEASARQPEIAGGLRTTAIIIGALIEGVCLFGVLVCLLAITSK; this comes from the coding sequence ATGTTAGGAACTATTCTTGAAGCAGCTGCGCTCGCCAAGTTCGGCGGCGCCCTCGGAGCCGGCATCGTGGCCCTCGCGGCCGCTATCGGTATCGGCAAACTCGCCCAGTCCACGATGGAAGCTTCGGCCCGCCAGCCGGAGATTGCCGGCGGTCTGCGGACCACGGCCATCATCATCGGTGCGCTCATCGAAGGCGTCTGCCTCTTCGGCGTGCTCGTCTGTCTGCTTGCCATCACGTCGAAATAA
- a CDS encoding ATP synthase F0 subcomplex A subunit, translating into MRKFWLILLLLLPVTLAAQPDAPEAAQEESLDMNAYLFGHVGDSYEWHITTINGKEIALMLPCIVIDDGIHVFTLHHAAEHGYKLNEDGKLVNALTGERPIDISITKNVFGLMIDSALLVLLILLCARWYKKHDVLKEKPTGLAALLEPVIVMIEQDVIKDAVGPEYKRFSPYLLTAFFFILINNLMGIVPIFPGGANITGNIAVTGVLALFTFMMVNLFGSKHYWKEVLWPDVPLFLKAIPIMPLIEILGMFTKPFSLMIRLFANILAGHIMLLSVIALIFLSVALGPVLNGSLTVIAALFGVFLDCLELLVAFIQAYVFTMLSAVFIGLAHPQPEHETN; encoded by the coding sequence ATGAGAAAGTTCTGGCTCATATTGCTTCTGTTGCTGCCGGTGACGCTCGCGGCCCAGCCCGACGCGCCCGAGGCGGCGCAGGAGGAGAGCCTGGACATGAACGCCTATTTGTTCGGCCATGTCGGCGACTCCTACGAATGGCACATCACCACCATCAACGGCAAGGAAATCGCCCTGATGCTGCCCTGCATCGTCATCGATGACGGCATCCACGTCTTTACTCTCCACCATGCCGCCGAGCATGGCTACAAGCTCAACGAAGACGGCAAGTTGGTCAATGCCCTGACGGGCGAACGCCCGATCGACATTTCCATCACCAAGAATGTCTTCGGTCTGATGATCGACAGCGCCCTGCTGGTGCTGCTGATCCTCCTCTGCGCCCGCTGGTATAAGAAACACGATGTCCTCAAGGAGAAACCCACGGGTCTCGCCGCCCTGCTGGAGCCGGTCATCGTGATGATCGAGCAGGACGTGATCAAGGATGCCGTGGGCCCGGAATACAAGCGTTTCTCGCCCTATCTGCTGACGGCCTTCTTCTTCATCCTGATCAACAACCTGATGGGCATCGTCCCGATCTTCCCGGGCGGCGCCAACATCACGGGCAATATCGCCGTGACGGGCGTCCTCGCCCTCTTCACCTTCATGATGGTCAACCTCTTCGGAAGCAAGCACTACTGGAAGGAAGTACTCTGGCCGGACGTGCCGCTCTTCCTGAAGGCCATCCCCATCATGCCGCTCATCGAGATCCTGGGCATGTTCACCAAGCCCTTCTCGCTGATGATCCGACTCTTCGCGAACATCCTCGCGGGGCACATCATGCTCCTGAGCGTGATTGCACTGATCTTCCTGTCGGTCGCCCTCGGGCCCGTGCTGAACGGTTCGCTGACCGTCATCGCGGCGCTCTTCGGCGTCTTCCTGGACTGCCTGGAACTGCTGGTCGCCTTCATCCAGGCCTATGTATTCACGATGCTTTCGGCCGTCTTCATCGGCCTGGCGCATCCGCAACCCGAACACGAAACCAACTAA
- a CDS encoding ATP synthase F1 subcomplex epsilon subunit → MADKTLTIRILTPEGTLFEGAATAVFLPGSLSPFEVLPGHAPIISALSAGDVRVVSGTQEQRFAVRGGVVKVKDNEITVCAEMA, encoded by the coding sequence ATGGCAGACAAGACGTTGACCATACGCATCCTGACCCCCGAAGGCACCCTCTTCGAGGGGGCGGCGACGGCAGTCTTCCTCCCGGGCTCGCTGAGCCCGTTCGAAGTCCTGCCGGGCCACGCCCCCATCATTTCCGCGCTCAGCGCGGGCGACGTGCGCGTGGTGTCGGGTACGCAGGAGCAGCGCTTCGCGGTGCGCGGCGGCGTGGTCAAGGTCAAGGACAACGAAATCACGGTGTGCGCGGAGATGGCATGA
- a CDS encoding F-type H+-transporting ATPase subunit beta: MTQALKGRISQIIGPVVDVHFDLKSLQEEKSLPAIHDALKVIRPNGRELIIEVQQHIGEDTVRCVAMDSTDGLKRGLEAECLGTPIVMPVGGQIRGRVMNVTGETIDGLGELQREGALPIHREPPKFEDLTTSQEVLFTGIKVIDLLEPYLKGGKIGLFGGAGVGKTVLIKELINNIAKKHNGFSVFAGVGERTREGNDLLREMIESDVIKYGEEFSKSMEEGHWDLSKVDRDALEKSQVAMVFGQMNEPPGARSSVALSGLTLAESFRDSGSADGPKDILFFIDNIFRFTQAGSEVSALLGRMPSAVGYQPTLATEMGQMQERITSTKNGSITSVQAVYVPADDLTDPAPATTFSHLDATTVLSRKIATLGIYPAVDPLESTSRILDPNIVGQEHYDTAQRVKQILQKYNELQDIIAILGMDELSEEDKVTVNRARRVQRFLSQPFAVAAAFTGCPGVMVDIDDTVKGFKMILDGEVDYLPEQAFLNVGTIEDAIKKGEALLAQAKQ; the protein is encoded by the coding sequence ATGACGCAAGCGCTTAAGGGACGTATCTCCCAGATAATCGGTCCAGTAGTGGATGTTCACTTCGATCTGAAGAGCCTCCAGGAGGAGAAATCGCTCCCTGCTATCCATGACGCCCTCAAAGTCATCCGGCCGAACGGCCGGGAACTCATCATCGAAGTCCAGCAGCACATAGGTGAAGACACGGTCCGTTGCGTCGCGATGGATTCCACCGACGGCCTGAAGCGCGGCCTCGAGGCCGAGTGCCTCGGCACGCCGATCGTCATGCCGGTCGGCGGCCAGATCCGCGGCCGCGTGATGAATGTCACCGGCGAGACGATCGACGGTCTGGGCGAGCTGCAGCGCGAAGGCGCCCTCCCGATCCACCGCGAACCCCCGAAATTCGAAGACCTGACCACCTCCCAGGAGGTGCTCTTTACCGGCATCAAGGTCATCGACCTGCTGGAGCCCTATCTGAAGGGCGGCAAGATCGGCCTCTTCGGCGGCGCCGGCGTGGGCAAGACCGTGCTCATCAAGGAGCTCATCAACAACATCGCCAAGAAACACAACGGATTCTCCGTCTTCGCCGGCGTGGGCGAGCGTACCCGCGAGGGCAACGACCTGCTGCGCGAGATGATCGAGTCCGACGTCATCAAATACGGAGAGGAATTCTCCAAATCGATGGAAGAAGGCCACTGGGACCTCTCCAAGGTCGACCGCGACGCTCTCGAGAAGTCGCAGGTCGCGATGGTCTTCGGCCAGATGAACGAACCGCCGGGAGCCCGTAGCTCCGTGGCCCTGAGCGGCCTGACCCTCGCAGAGTCCTTCCGCGACAGCGGCAGCGCCGACGGCCCCAAGGACATCCTCTTCTTCATCGACAACATCTTCCGTTTCACGCAGGCCGGCTCCGAAGTGTCCGCCCTGCTGGGACGTATGCCTTCCGCCGTGGGCTACCAGCCGACGCTCGCCACGGAGATGGGCCAGATGCAGGAACGCATCACCTCCACCAAGAACGGCTCCATCACCTCGGTGCAGGCCGTCTACGTGCCGGCCGACGACCTGACGGACCCGGCCCCGGCCACGACCTTCTCGCACCTCGACGCGACCACGGTCCTCAGCCGCAAGATCGCTACGCTGGGCATCTACCCGGCCGTGGACCCGCTGGAGTCCACCTCCCGCATCCTCGACCCCAACATCGTCGGGCAGGAGCACTATGATACCGCGCAGCGCGTCAAGCAGATCCTGCAGAAATACAACGAACTCCAGGACATCATCGCCATCCTCGGCATGGACGAACTCTCCGAGGAAGACAAGGTGACCGTCAACCGCGCCCGTCGCGTGCAGCGCTTCCTCAGCCAGCCGTTCGCCGTGGCCGCGGCCTTCACCGGCTGCCCGGGCGTGATGGTGGACATCGACGACACGGTCAAGGGATTCAAGATGATCCTCGACGGTGAGGTGGACTACCTCCCCGAGCAGGCGTTCCTGAACGTCGGCACCATCGAGGACGCGATCAAGAAGGGCGAAGCCCTGCTGGCCCAGGCCAAGCAATAA